A single region of the Salvia miltiorrhiza cultivar Shanhuang (shh) chromosome 8, IMPLAD_Smil_shh, whole genome shotgun sequence genome encodes:
- the LOC131001952 gene encoding rhomboid-like protein 19 has protein sequence MSSQQLPGGGMSNYSGYTKLCKGLAVVLVGGHIVVQILPSAVSYLALIPAKTIPFAWNLITAGYVEQSIPGLVISIVGLLFIGKLLEPIWGSREFLKFIFVVNFLTSVCVFVTAISLYYITTQESYLYMPISGFQGVLSGFLVGIKQIIPDQELSLLKIKAKWLPSIALLLSVVVSFFTTDSATYLPSVIFGTYIGWIYLRYWQRKSETKLKGDPSDEFSFSTFFPEPLRPVIDPVATIFERLLCGKRSESSDETRGYTLGGSALPSSDPIEASRRRERGARALEERLAAETLTAPGVLVETQRDATENV, from the exons ATGAGCTCCCAACAGCTCCCGGGA GGCGGAATGAGCAATTACAGTGGATACACAAAGCTGTGCAAGGGATTGGCGGTGGTGTTGGTTGGGGGTCACATTGTTGTTCAGATTTTGCCATCTGCGGTTTCTTATCTTGCTCTCATCCCTGCAAA GACAATTCCCTTTGCTTGGAATCTCATAACAGCTGGATATGTTGAACAGTCAATACCTGGG CTAGTAATCAGCATAGTTGGTCTCCTTTTCATCGGAAAGCTGCTCGAACCCATATGGGGTTCTAGGGAGTTTTTGAAGTTCATCTTTGTTGTCAACTTTCTGACATCGGTTTGTGTTTTCGTCACGGCTATCTCCTTGTACTATATTACAACACAGGAAAGTTACCT CTATATGCCTATTTCTGGTTTCCAAGGGGTTCTTTCAGGATTTTTAGTTGGCATCAAACAAATTATACCAGATCAAGAGCTGTCTTTATTGAAGATAAAAGCTAAG TGGTTGCCATCTATTGCACTGTTGCTGTCTGTTGTCGTAAGCTTTTTCACAACAGATTCAGCAACATATCTTCCTTCTGTAATTTTTGGCACATATATTGGTTGGATTTACCTCAGATACTGGCAAAGAAAATCAGAGACGAAACTAAAAGGCGATCCAAGTGATGAATTTTCTTTCTCTACTTTCTTCCCTGAACCCCTAAG ACCCGTAATTGATCCTGTTGCCACAATTTTTGAGCGTCTGCTTTGTGGAAAAAGATCTGAATCCTCAGATGAAACGAGGGGCTATACTTTAGGAGGTTCAGCGTTGCCTAGTTCAGATCCTATTGAAGCATCAAGGAGGAG GGAAAGAGGTGCTCGGGCACTTGAAGAAAGATTGGCAGCTGAGACTCTGACTGCTCCAGGAGTGCTTGTGGAAACACAAAGAGATGCAACTGAAAATGTTTAG
- the LOC131001951 gene encoding MLO-like protein 6 — protein MLQFSGVQGCFFAQFFTSVAKVDYLTLRHGFVTAHLTPQSQATFNFQKYINRSLEEDFKVLVGISPVIWLSAVLLLLTNTNGWYSQYWVPFIPLIIILLIGAKFQVIITKMGIDILERGVIIKGTPLVQAGDDLFWFSRPRLILFLIHFVLFQNAFQIAFFVWSWYEFGFPSCYHENFEEMIIRITMGVTIQVLCSYVTIPLYALVTQMGSSLKPVIFSQRVASALRTWHQRASKRLKQRRQSGSSTPVDGGASPVHLLREHKKYNDIHKGREGGEGASASPSHRDIDDTMRKCRHLGKTKRNENEISLRNFSFGNKQCLAGMEDGSMSPCPSHHHIDNTARNSIRVSLGQRDDTEISSGEFSFRNKPELSGVSGSKW, from the exons ATGCTCCAATTTTCTGGTGTGCAGGGTTGTTTCTTTGCGCAGTTTTTCACGTCAGTTGCAAAAGTGGACTACTTAACACTGAGACATGGATTTGTAACA GCACATCTGACACCTCAGAGCCAAGCAACATTCAATTTTCAGAAGTATATCAACAGATCACTGGAAGAAGACTTCAAAGTTCTAGTTGGGATAAG CCCTGTGATATGGCTATCAGCTGTTCTGCTCCTCCTCACCAACACCAATG GGTGGTATTCACAATACTGGGTGCCATTCATCCCTCTAATT ATAATTCTCCTGATCGGGGCAAAATTCCAAGTTATCATAACAAAAATGGGAATAGATATTCTAGAGAGAGGAGTTATAATCAAGGGCACTCCACTAGTTCAGGCAGGCGATGACCTGTTCTGGTTCAGTCGACCTCGTTTGATCCTATTCTTAATCCATTTTGTTCTTTTCCAG AATGCATTTCAGATCGCTTTCTTTGTATGGAGTTGG TACGAATTTGGATTCCCGTCTTGCTACCACGAGAACTTTGAGGAGATGATTATCAGGATAACAATGGG TGTTACAATACAGGTTCTGTGCAGCTACGTGACTATCCCTCTCTACGCCTTAGTCACTCAG ATGGGCTCATCATTAAAGCCAGTCATTTTCAGCCAGCGAGTTGCATCAGCGCTACGCACATGGCACCAAAGAGCAAGCAAGCGGCTGAAACAAAGGAGGCAATCAGGGAGCAGCACCCCTGTTGATGGAGGTGCTTCACCAGTGCATCTCTTACGTGAGCACAAGAAATATAATGATATCCACAAGGGTAGAGAAGGTGGTGAAGGAGCATCGGCATCTCCCAGCCACCGTGATATTGATGATACGATGAGGAAGTGCAGACATCTAGGTAAGACGAAAAGgaatgaaaatgaaattagTTTGCGGAACTTCTCTTTTGGAAATAAGCAGTGTTTAGCAGGAATGGAGGATGGCTCTATGTCACCATGTCCCAGCCACCATCATATTGACAATACGGCAAGGAATAGCATACGCGTATCTCTAGGTCAGAGGGATGATACTGAAATTAGTTCAGGGGAGTTCTCTTTCAGAAATAAGCCAGAATTATCAGGAGTCAGTGGCTCTAAGTGGTAA